GCGGTCAATCATTTTGTGCCGTTCGCGAATTTCACCACGGCCAATGGCTTCTCGTTCGAGAATGTGACCAGCGTTGAAATCATCTTCAACGGCGCCGGCGTTCGCGATGTCGACTTTGAAGTCGACCAAATCCTCACGGTTGGGCAGCAAGCGAATTTTGCCAACACCGCGCTCGGCAGCCTGGCCGGCTTTGTCTACGTCGATACCGACAACGACGGCGTGTTCGATCCGGGCGAACCCCCGATTCCCAACGCCACCGTCACGCTCACCGGCACGGACGATCTCGGCGCCGCAGTGAACCTGGTCGTGCAAACCAGCGCCACGGGCGCGTACCTGTTCGACAATCTCCGCGCCGGCACGTACACAATCACCGAAACGCAGCCCGCCGGCTTCCTCGACGGCAAGGACACGATCGGTACGCCCGGCGGCACGACCGCCAACGACGTCTTCTCGAACATCGTGTTGCCCGTCAGCTTCGACGGCGTGAATAACAACTTCGGCGAAATCCTGGCCTCCAGCATCGCTGGCTTCGTCTACGTCGACGCCGATAACGACGGCGTCTTCGATCCAGGCGAAGCGCCAATTCCGAACACCACCATCACGCTCACCGGCACCGACGACCTCGGCAACGCGATCAATCAGGTCGACACCACCGACGCGGCCGGCGCATACTTGTTCGAGAATCTCCGCCCCGGCACGTACACGATCACCGAAACGCAGCCGGCCGGGTTCCTGGACGGCAAAGACACCATCGGTACGCCCGGCGGTACGACCGCCAACGACGTCTTCTCGAACATCGTTCTGCCAACCGGCTTCAACGGCGAAGACAACAACTTCGGCGAAATTCTCGCCTCCAGCATCGCCGGGTTTGTCTACGTCGACGCCGACAACGACGGCGTGTTCGATCCGGGCGAAGCCCCGATCCCGAACACCACCATCACGCTCACCGGCACGGACGACCTCGGCAACGCGATCAACCTCGTCGACAGCACCGACGCCGCCGGCGCCTACCAGTTCACCAACCTGCGTCCCGGCAACTACACCCTGACCGAGACGCAACCGGCCGGTTTCTTGGACGGCAAAGACACCATCGGCACGCCCGGCGGCACCACCGCGAACGATGTGTTCTCGAACATCGTCCTGCCCACCAACTTCAACGGCATCAACAACAACTTCGGCGAAATCTTGGCGTCCAGCATCGGCGGATTCGTCTACGTCGACGCCGACAACGATGGCATCTTCGACGGCGGCGAAGCCCCGATTCCCAACACAACGGTCACCTTGACCGGCACAGACGACCTCGGCAACGCCATCAACCAAGTCGACACCACGGACGCCGCCGGCGCCTACTTGTTCGAGAATCTCCGCCCCGGCACATATACGCTGACGGAAACACAGCCCGCCGGCTTCCTCGACGGTAAAGACACCATCGGCACGCCCGGCGGCACGACCGCCAACGACGTCTTCTCGAACATCGTCCTGCCGACGAACTTCAACGGCATTAACAACAACTTCGGCGAAATCCTCGCGTCCAGCATCGCCGGC
This genomic window from Planctomycetia bacterium contains:
- a CDS encoding SdrD B-like domain-containing protein encodes the protein MKNDARRGFWSTLLSRKHLAVSSQPPRLGRRVSGPRSLRLEPCEARNLLAADITGIKFQDLTGNGFSADDTPLAGVTIELFQDNGDGVFDANVDTLAGTQVTAANGTYTFPAVADGLYFVREVVPAGFYQSGGPSFYTVQVQGTNAFTLNGVGIDDFSEPDPAEFYFINALNLDPTLIKHNVPGALGGQRDALIDVIGASNPLSANVVVGFNGIAGLFSFGSASPGTSATLQYDGADADIVGPPAGLINNQGLNTDLTNNGLATGMLLDFASIDPGLGTALGVEIRLTSPGGGTATFTDTTTFLESISAVNHFVPFANFTTANGFSFENVTSVEIIFNGAGVRDVDFEVDQILTVGQQANFANTALGSLAGFVYVDTDNDGVFDPGEPPIPNATVTLTGTDDLGAAVNLVVQTSATGAYLFDNLRAGTYTITETQPAGFLDGKDTIGTPGGTTANDVFSNIVLPVSFDGVNNNFGEILASSIAGFVYVDADNDGVFDPGEAPIPNTTITLTGTDDLGNAINQVDTTDAAGAYLFENLRPGTYTITETQPAGFLDGKDTIGTPGGTTANDVFSNIVLPTGFNGEDNNFGEILASSIAGFVYVDADNDGVFDPGEAPIPNTTITLTGTDDLGNAINLVDSTDAAGAYQFTNLRPGNYTLTETQPAGFLDGKDTIGTPGGTTANDVFSNIVLPTNFNGINNNFGEILASSIGGFVYVDADNDGIFDGGEAPIPNTTVTLTGTDDLGNAINQVDTTDAAGAYLFENLRPGTYTLTETQPAGFLDGKDTIGTPGGTTANDVFSNIVLPTNFNGINNNFGEILASSIAGFVYVDADNDGIFDGGEAPIPNTTVTLTGTDDLGNAINLVDSTDAAGAYQFTNLRPGNYTLTETQPAGFLDGKDTIGTPGGTTANDVFSNIVLPTNFNGINNNFGEILASSIGGFVYVDADNDGVFDP